The genomic interval ttgaattttgttgagataAGATCATTTAGAGAAACTAGGTCTTTTAGAACATCTCTAATGttgaaatttaacaaacaacattaaacgAAATAATCTTGAGTaatcaaatgtttaaaaaaaagtaaaaaaacataaacataacacacaaaataaaatctCATTATCGAATGGTCATAAGAGAGAGCGTATGAACACTAGATAATGAACAACATAGAATCATCTAAGCATCCATCAAACGAACCATCTTGATGTCCACTTAACTAGAGAAAGAAGCTAGAGAGAAAAGCGTCCAAAGATTATAAGCATTTAAGCGCCAAGCCAAATTAGAGTAAAAATTAAAGGTTATATCTAAGGCTACACAagacatttaaatattaaatagcaAAAGAGATAAGCTAAAATGACATGACATATTCTTGAGAAGAAGCGTTTAATCAGGAGGAGCAGCCTTGGGTGACCTTAGTGGGTTGATTTTGATCTTCCTTGCTCCTTTAAGGCATTCATGCTGCTTGTTGATGAGTTTTGTGATCTTTGTTGTGTTATTCCCATTTTGATAGGACCAATGCTTGGGCCTTAAGTCATCAGTTTCTCTTACGAAAATCTGCAAATTCTTGTTGCATCCTTGCTTGGTTTTTCAAGATCACAACGATATTGGTCGTAGAGGGATTGACTTCTCTAGTAGCTCTCATTCTTATGGAAACCATACTTGTAACTTGGCTTCTTGACATTGCTAACTTCTCTTCACAAAATACCAGTCAGCCCCATAGTGGTCACCAATTGTTTTTGTGAAACATAACATACCCTACAAAGTCTCTTTGTAGACCATGAACTCTTCACTACCCAGTACCTGGTCAAAGATTCTGGTCAAATTTGGACTAATgtgaaaaattgaaatcaaactatgattaaaataatatttataggcATATTTTGTTGATCATAGGCCTCCATATGAATGAACCACAATTATAAATCCATTGAATGACCTAGAGGTCCAATGTCCAACTTTCTATAAGAAACTGAACCTATTTTTGACTAAATTATCCAACTCGAGAATGTTTGCACTAGgcaaaaaaaatactaatagaTGATACTCCAACTTAATAAGAAACATTGTTATCAAAATAAGTGTAGTATTTGATGTAAGAAACATAGTACTTAATACCCAGTATTCAATATTCGACTAAATAatccatttataaaatatccaataattgttttattgacTACATATTATTCAACAATAGATATCTAATAAACTAGTAAACGTCATcatgtcattattttaaataacttaatcAGGTTGAGAGATGTTCGAACATATAAAATACATGGTCATATTAATATCTTAGTTAAAGattaagtaaataatatattccTTTCGAttacttaaaatcaatttctcgaacttaattataatacttctaatattattgtttttcatcTCATTCTATTGGATAATCAATGTTGTTCATATGATACAATTTGTAGTCTCTCACTACATACAGTAGGAAATAATCTcctaagtgtttttttttttttttgtgttggcaaattttgattaataattggACACCGTGTAGGATACTTAGTAACCAAATCTCTCCAAGAAATATGTGAGATGCTAAAACAGCCAAATTAATTAGCAAGGgactaaacaaaattaaaaatttaatatcacaagtattaataaaatatttaaatttaatccaTAAATGTAAATATGGGGTGTAGCATACACAGCAGGATGTGTCGATGGTGAAGAATATGATGGATGGTATGACTATCCAGCATCACCACCCCAACCCACCCTTCCACTCCAACCGCCGCCACCAAATGTCAACCAAACCCACCAACATCTTTCCTTACACCCACCACTCCAATTTCTCACACCCACTCCAATAATAACAACCTTTATAAACCCAAAACACCCACCACACACACCACACCACACCCTCTTATCATGGCCACCCCAAACGACGCCGTTTCGCCCACCAAGAAGCCTCAACCCATCCCCTGGACCCACCAAGAAACTGTCCACCTCATCCGCGCCTACCAGGAGAAGTGGTACGCGCTCAAGCGCGGCCCGCTCCGCCACAACCAGTGGGAGGAGGTCGCCGTCATCGTCGCCGCCCGCTGCGGCTACGACCTCGCGTATCCCGCCAAGTCCGCCCTCCAGTGCCGCCACAAGATGGAGAAGCTCCGCCAGCGCCACCGCGCCGAAAAGAAAAACGTCACCGCCACGCTCCGTCCCGCCGCCTGGCAGTACAACGCTCTCATGGAGGACCTCGAATGCGGCCCCCTCCCCATCTCCGCCCTCGCCCCGTTCCGAAACGACACCGATTCAGATCCCGACGACGACGGCACTTATAGGAACGGCAATGATGGCGATGAGAGCTTTGTGAAGTCGAAGAGTATTAACTGTACTCTCGGCGAGAGGCCCGTGAGAATGAGAAACGGTGAAAGAGGGTTTTTGAGGGAGCGTTCTGAAGAAGAACGAGACGAGGTCGAAGATCGCGACGACGACGTTTTGGCGTTGCCGGCGGAGATGAGGGCTTTCGCTGATAGGTTTATTGGAATGGAGAGTTTGAAGATGGAGATGATGAAGGAAACTGGAAGGTGTAGGTTGGAAATGGAGAAGAAGCGGATCCAGATGATTGTGGACTCGCAGCGGAGGATCGTTGATTCCATTGGGAGGGCGTTTGGGTCTAACAAGAGGGTCAAGATTACTCAACAAATCTGAAAAaggtttcatttcatttcattttccatttttaattcagtttaaCTTTTATGTTTGAATATTCATTAGTTCACACCCTTTTGCTTACTCATTAGTCAGGTTAAACATGCTTTTGGGGAAAATGTTTACCTTTGGTCTTTTTGTGTATGGAAATGGAAATGTGTTGGGAATCCAAAATGTGTAAGTTAGCACTGAACAAAGGACAAAGACCAATAAACTTATTCTCTTTAAGATTTTGGTTTTGAGTCAGAGGTGGTTATGTAATGTGGTTTCAGTTAAAAAACTTTAATGAATCAGTGATCATTCTTTATGTAAAAGTGAGCAAACTGACAATCCATGGCAGTTTGGGATTGCTTGACATGTAAAGGACTATTACTATGTTCgtatatgtattatttattatgcatTCCTAAGATCATGTTTAAcctttttaattgtattttcttgtttgtttttttgttcaCCTGGTTTATGGATTCATGGTTACATGTTTGATCTGCCTGCAGATTGTGAAATCTATAATGATCGAGATAAGTTCTGAATGGTTTCTACTATGGAAGAGTCCACAGAACTAGTTGCATAGCGTGCTGctagttgtttattttatttattgttgcatTTGAAGTCTGTACTTCTCACATTAATGAGGGTAAGTTCATTTTTTGGCATAAGTTGATTATAATGCAAGCGATATCTTTACAATTATAATTCTTAGTTGATTATGGCTTTGTTGTGAAAAAAGCCATTCAGATGAATGTTAACCTAGAAAGAAACATACCAGAAAACATTTTTATCTTCTCTGTCAAATATTATACGTCTTTATTTCTCCACAATGTTCCCAATAGATATCAATATGTCTGTCTGGAACACAGGGCATTGCTGGAGTGATTTATATCTCTGTAACAATTAATTTCCTGGAAGTCAAGGTTATTAGCAGTTTGATTTTATCTGGTACATTTATGTGCATCTTGTGCTTATAATGCTGGAAATGGTTATTTTAGAGCCAAAGATTGTGCTTGACTAGCTTGATGGCTTCTGCCCCAGTTTCTTAAGACTAGGGGATTCTGTTACTGGTTGAAGCCTCCataatgattaattttctgGTTCAAGCCTTCACTAACCCACGTATTTTCTTTTCCATCGTAATGGCTACTGCTTTCAATTCTCTAAGAACCCCAGGGAAAAGTAGTTATTGTGCATTTGTCTATATATCCACTTATTAATGAGGAATTATGAAAATTTCCTCACTCAGTAGTATCACACATGCATAATGCTGGTCATTTTACAAGACAAATAGCGGCATGACAACACTGATGTTCTGTCTAATTAGTTGTAAGGTGACACCAACTATGATCAAACTTTCCAGATACCAAAGAAGTCTTCACATTTTCATCTTGCTAATTTGAAAGATCTGCTTCTCTTAGGGTCTTCGGATTACCCTTCTGGCTGTTTCTTCTTGTAGGCAGTGGCCATCTAACAATCTAtttcatgtttttcatttttatgatcTGTCTGGGGATgacttttttgacaacgttgCAGTGAGTAGGAGACAATCATGCTTTAGCCTATATGTAATTTGTGTTAATGTGTTGAAAATAGTACTTGTGTTGTATGGTTTTCCATGTATCATCATGAAGTTGTCTCGAATCATCTCgattctaaagttgaaagatgCTTGGAGCTTGGATTAATGACTTTCAAAGGAGATCAGATCTTGTTAAAATTTATGCATTAAAGTGTTTACCTGGCTCTAAGAGTTATATCCAAGCTAAATATTTGTAAGGAATTTCTCAAGCAGATCGGCAAGAAAGATACTTTTTTACTTACCTATTATTTATTCGGCCTTAAACAGACTTCATTTAAGGCAGAACATTCTAAGGCCCGATTTGTTAAGTCAAATCTATATGAATTGCATAAATCTTGAAACTTCTAAACCATCTGGTCCACCTCGCCCATTGGGATTAAAATGTGCTTTTAAAAATAGTTGAACaagtatgaaaattttgaagaggTTTAACCAATTTTCGACAATTTATTGTTTCAACATATTAAATTGGAGTTGTTAGATGTAGGAGGTCTGTCTCCTAGTAGGAATCCTGACTTTTCTAAGCTGTAGGTTCATTGCACTAATTGGGGAACGAGCAAAGAATTGCAATTTCCTACATAATTGTCTATCAagattggattttttttttcccagAAATAAacccaatttaaaaaaaaaaatccctaatAGATCCCGTATTTTATCTTCTAAATTAAACATGTTTACTTCGCAAGTTTAGAATTTGGCTTGATGAACCGAATTCTGAATTGTATACTTTGGTTTTCAGCCTTGGAAAAAATGTTGGTATTCGGCTATGTGGATCCAAATTTTGGTATTGtcatgaaaattgtttttcattaatgttattccaattataaataatgataggactatttataacaattattattcttaattgcaaaatattttataatctcaaattagagaaaacaaattaatttataaattgtttaatttagtcttagaaaatcatatcaaaatatttaaggaaacaaattaatttatattttgacataaaTCAATGTAtgaattcatattaaaatatttaagaagatAAATTAAGTATTGATTAACATCTTTCTTCAAATTAattacattcttttattttcttatgcgAGTCCTTCTTATATAGTTTTCTTTGAGAGATGATGTTACTTAGGAAAAGTTGATCTTTTTGAGAGTATATGGCTTCTTGTACAAagatttgtactttttttttcgttttgggAAGAACAACATTGTTTTTACAATGAGAGCTTGTAAGGTTATGGCAGGACACAGTTTTAGAGAAACATTTTAGAATGTCTTCCTATTTCATGTCTTTATGATTCACGTGTAGTGTTTTTGATTAGATCTTGGTATTGTGAATATCTACataaataaagagagaaaaagtagaGTAGATAAGGTATAGTGCATTCATGCATTTAATGTTCTACACGTTGATAGAGTGTGGAAGCATGATTTGTAATATAAGCGGTTAGCGCAAGTATGTTCTTTTCAAAGTAGTATCAATTGATAAGATGTATATAGTGTTTACTAACTCTTTCACTAGACATACTTTTGTCAAATATTGTTTATCCTTTTATAATTGCTACATCATTGTTTATCTTACAAGCGTTTAATAAAGATGTTCTGATATGCACTTTGCTTGGACAATATACTTCACTAAACGATATTTGgttaaatgttatttgttaaactttaaaactcgAGTTATTAGACAATATAGTCTCTTTAGACGATCTGGTTTTAACACTTATAATAATCGGAAAACTTCTTATGACAATTACAAGTGATATGACCAAATTGTCTCCAAGAAAAGCATTGGACTTGTAGCATATCATGACCTTTACTTTTATTGTGGGCAACATATGCAACCAAAGTAGGTTCAAAAAGAGTAGCATCATGAGTCATGGATTCTTGGGTAAGTAAACGTTGTTCTTCACAAGAAGTTCATCAACACATGCATATAAAGATGGAACAAGACTCTTATTTAAGAAAGAACTTTTGACAACCTCAAACTCGAAAAGAAGTTTCATGAGAAACTAATTGCGCTTACTAGTGTTGTAAACTTCTTGAATTGCCAACTGTGGGGAACATCATGTTAGaatgcaaacaaagtcccacattgagtgaaagaaggacgggtcaagggtttatatacacatagatatctccaatggtaagaggccttttggagtggtaccaaaaagcaaacccgtgagggcttggcccaaagcggacaatgtcttaccatgtgtggagttctatgtgtgtgtcgtACCTCcccccaacagtggtatcagagcccatggTTCGGGTCTGGTGACCGGGCTCAGACGAGTACGTCCCCCTATGATCAGGCGAGCCAGGCAGGAGGCCAATGGCGCCGGAGGAATCATGCGAGGTGGGGAGAGCTAGAAAAGCTCATTGTGACCATGGATCGTGAAAGAGGGCAAATGAGAAATGCTCTgtgttgaccatggtgtactcgaATGAAAAAGACAAGACTTCCGCAGCGAGGGAGGAAGGTGAccatagtcctttgtttgagggaggatgttggaatgcaaacaaagtcccacattgagtgaaagaaggacgggtcaagggtttatatatacacatatgtgGAGTTCTATCGTCTGAGCCCAGTCACCAGACCCGAAccatgggctctgataccactattGGGGGAaggttcgacacacacatagaactccacacatggtaagacattgtccgctttgggccaagccctcacgggtttgcttttggtaccactccaaaaggcctcttaccattggagatatctatgtgtatataaacccttgactagtccttctttcactcaatgtgggactttctTTGCACTCCAACACATCAACATATAAAATGGTAGTGTTTTGTCCGCAAATTCAGAAAACTATAATAATACTCTTGAATAGACAAGTTACCTTGGGTGTATTTGGCTATCTTCCATTCCAACTGAAAACACTTAGTGGTATTGTCTTTGATGTAAATGTGcttcaaataatttcatatttgttaAGCAGTTGTACAAGAGCgcaaattattgattatttgggGATCAATAGTGCTAAGCATTCAAGAAACAATTTGAGCATCTTGTTGGGTCTGATACCATCTGTTGAGAAAAACGGTGATccacataaataattttactcttcaatccattgtgggtGATTTTTCATTAAACCATAACAACCTTTAAATATGTGCTAATCGGGCCTCGGgccaaatacaaataataaaaactgacaataaaatatcaactttcttaaaaaaataaaatttgtttattctatcataaaataatattctacctaaataaataaaaaatcataactaccaatccttattttatctctatcaaatcaaaccaaatattactatacccaaatataataaaataataaatctctaaaatttaagtttatcccaacacaTCTTTCACCTCACATGTAACGAAGGTAGCTTCCTCCTTGGGTGAAGCATTATTCCATACAAAAGTTACCTCATAATCCTTTCCCTTTGACATACATCTTGAATTGGAATTCCCAAACAAAATAATTCTTGTCAATAAATTGAACTCaagaattgtttttctttggGTAGTCATGGTGATTGTCAAAAGAACGAACAACAACATTGTTAGAGCAAAAAGTAAGAAGTCTGAAATTACAAACAAAGCGATGGATGGGAACCACGAACCAAGACAATGAACTAGGATCGTGAAGAAGAATGATGAGCGAGGCCATGAAAGGCACACAACCAAGAACAAGAACTACGAAACTAATAAAGCCTCAAataagaatgagaaaaaaaaatggtggatAGTGCTCTGATTGATACCATGTCATGAAAAACAGATTGATGCCTTTCACTATTTCTATTCTTGTTGTAAATAATGttaagaatatttataataattattactcataattataaaatatcttataatagaaaataacaaaaattaaagatatataatagaAACTGTAACTTAATTTTTCTCCGTACCTTGTTATGAATTGTTGTTGAGACTCTTGTGGAGGAGTGCcatgttgtttatatttttatatggttTGATAAtctatctttaaattttttagatttgatTTAGTCTTGTGAAACTATGTAACTTGTTGGTTGCATGATGTGAATATCTGTATTCTCTTTTGAAGAGCTTTTTGCTATAGTTGTGTAAAATATGATTagattatgattttgttttgtatgtttttttaatacgTAGAGAAGTTTGTTGTGATGTTGTAAGAGAAACtaatcaaatcatatttttatgtGGGTATATGTCGttttgtgattttcttttgatttgtttgcaattgttgttattataatattatgaaaaatttatgTGCTTAGGATTTATGTAACTTTATTGggatttatgaaaaatgattttaataggATGAATTTATATGTGAGACGGAGGTTGAGGTAAATTAAAATTGGgggttgctccctccacctctccaaAACCTTTCTATATCTCCACACTActctttttattccaaaaataccttacaataatttaactttatttactttttttaaaatcttaaatctcCTTACATCCCCTCACCTGCCACGTCAGCTTCAGCTTCCCCTTGTGCACATAAACTCTAATTCCATCACCACCAACCTTGCCGTTGTCACCAACCTTGCCGTTGCCAAACCATATCTCCACCACCATCAACCTCGCCGCGAGCCTCCATTGCCACCACAATCAGAACCACAAATCGTCGTCATCTTCAACCATCACCGTGAATCCTAATTGCTCCCGTGACCTAATTGCTCCCGTGACGGTCAGGATTGAAGAGAGGAAGGTCGAGGTCGGAAGTCGTTTTCGCCGTTGAAGAGTGTCGCAGCGCTAGAAAGTCACCAAAATTAAGAGGTCACCAGAGAAAGAGGAGAGACCACTAAATCTGACGCTGATGACAAAGGAGATTGAGGAGGATTAGGAGGACACCCTTCTCCTGGTTAATGGTTCGAAGGTTGGAGCCGTTTGCTACTGGTGTATcttaatatactttaatttttccGGTGCACTCTCCATTCTTAACAAATGCCGACGTCCGTTTGTTCCATTGAAATTCGTGCACGGATGTCAAAAGAATCTAACTCATGTTAATATTCGTTTAACTGAAGGGTAAAATTAGAatgaggaggtggagggagtagagtgtggaggtggagggagtaagtcccattaaaattttaagatgttgatttttatatataaaaggaaactGGATATTAAATAAAGGTCTTAAAGTAAAATTTCGATAAATAAATTAGTGTTTAAGCAtgttaatgattttataaaaaataatttaatttggtgAATATACTAGGATTATGAGTTAACAAGTTTACGAGTTTTCTTACTTGCATGTGATTGTAATTTTCACAATAGTGCTtagtgaatttattttattagctaTGGTAGTTGAAAAACTGGTTGTGTGGGTATTTCACTTAATGTTATATGTTGGTATTACATTAAATTTGAGGTTTTTATGAACAATGTCATAGCAcacaatcaaattttaaatttgcaacgatttttgttttaagtgtttctaaaatatttgtaaaaatgttttcttaaattatagGTTGTTGCATTAATATTTATGTGTGGGAAATGTTTTCTAGAATTAAGGATTTTGGATTTACttcctttattttaattttttttatcacaataataaaaaaacagtaTTAATAGGTCTCGGATTAAG from Vigna radiata var. radiata cultivar VC1973A chromosome 9, Vradiata_ver6, whole genome shotgun sequence carries:
- the LOC106772949 gene encoding trihelix transcription factor ASIL1, whose protein sequence is MATPNDAVSPTKKPQPIPWTHQETVHLIRAYQEKWYALKRGPLRHNQWEEVAVIVAARCGYDLAYPAKSALQCRHKMEKLRQRHRAEKKNVTATLRPAAWQYNALMEDLECGPLPISALAPFRNDTDSDPDDDGTYRNGNDGDESFVKSKSINCTLGERPVRMRNGERGFLRERSEEERDEVEDRDDDVLALPAEMRAFADRFIGMESLKMEMMKETGRCRLEMEKKRIQMIVDSQRRIVDSIGRAFGSNKRVKITQQI